AAACCAAAGGTCCATCTAGACCCGTTCAAACCCATTTCCAATTCATTATACGAAAAAATTGaataaaaactaaataaataatGAAGAACTTAAAAAATTAGAAAAATAAAAGTattaaaaagttaaaataaaataattaaaacaaaaataattaaaaaaaattaaagtaaactttttttttaaaatgtaatagaaaaataatattttttaaaaattttaaatttgaaAAAAGAAATTTAAGAAATATTTTTGTAAGAGAAAATGGTCTCAACCCAACCCAACCCGTTTGGAGCGACTCGTTCGACCCACTTAAATTTTGAGACCTCAACCCATGACCCGTTTTGACCCAACCCAACCATTTTGCCACACTTAGATAGCAATTCGGAGATTAAATTGATTGGACTATTTATACGTCTGAATGATCTGAATGAATagtatatcttaaatattatatgtgtgaatataGAATAATACCGTAAACCTAAATCTAaatataaactttaacataattttcTAGAATTATAAACATAATTGATCATTTTTAATAACTCTAAATTCTTGTTTGAAGTCATATTAAAATGTTGATCAACTTTGATTTTGACCGATTTTGATTAACTAAAACCGACAATGACCAACAAATTCATTTTGACACATCAACCtgcgttgaccgattaattaatcGAATTGTAAAATCCGGTCAGCCTACTTTTATAAAGGAGTAATCAAAGATTAATCGAGAATAATTGGGGAGTTTACAACTGTGCATATAGGCTGGATATTTATAAGCATGTCGATTGGTTTTGGATCAATGATAAACAAATGATTATTTTATCTTCGCTAAAAGATAAAGCCATACATAAATTGTAATCCAGATACATTGTTAAATACTGTCTGTTTAGACGTGACCAAAATAAGAGGAAGGAACTAGGGAATCTGTAAGATGTTCGAAATATGGAAACAAAATCGGAAATTGTGAATCTTAACAACATTATAAAAATAGAAAGCCAGGTGGCATAGTAGGCAACATACGCTTCTAGGAAAGAGTTGGGCCTTAACATACTGTCTCTGATTATCAGATCATCAACACCATTTCGTCGAACCCCATACCTTCATAACTTTCATTACTCATCCCTCAACTTTTGTAAACCTTCACTTTGACACTTACGGTATGATGGGATATAAAAATTTACCACATTAAACTTGTTAGCATCATTTGAATTTGAATATTATTTATAACGGCAACTTACACACTCAACATGAATTTTATTCATGAATATGCTTACGCTTAGACTTGACCTCTTTGATTGAAAGACATCGCAAATACGGATAAGCTATAACTCATTTGGCATCATTTGAGTATATTGATTACCCCTAGTGGTAAAATTTATACATACTTATTAGTGTGTTCATATTTCGTATTGTTATAGGCATAACATACGTTAGAAATAAGCTATCGCTATTTGTTATTTAGAGTGCCAAAGAAGTGTGAAGCAGTGTTCAATACTCGGTTTTAAATTGTTTAATCTAAAAACTAAAGCGAATGAAAATCAAAGAAAAAGATATTTGAATTGAAATTGGATtttttgttcggttttggttccaCTAACAAATCTGAATTCGGTTTCTATTTAACTTTTTGCAAATATTGGCTAAACCGAAACTGACTTCTTAATCGAATTAAATTACCAATATATTTAGACCATAAATTAATTTCAAAAGCAATAACCTTATACAAttattttggtaaaatttataatTCTTTATTTTGTTTTTCAGTTTTAACCGAAATTGAGTCGAATTCAAATTTGATTTGGTTTTTGTTTTTTCAATTTTGTTTCAGTTTCGATTCTACTGTAACGTTTGTAAAATCAGATAAACTATCGGAACAAACCGGAGAAAGTAAAGACCGAACCCAAATGCATTTGGTTATTTGTATTCAATAAGTATTGCATGACCAGATAATGCAAAGAAGGCGCACCGTAGGGTGGGTCTTTTAAAACAATTACATAATACAAACAATACATCTATGCTTAGTCGTttgcattaattaattaattagttaattacagTATAATTTTGAGCACTTTTGACTATGGACTCCAACTCACGCATCGGAACATACGTAAGTTTAAATAAAAGTTGAGGGTTCCAAATGTCACTATTCATACTCTAAGAACCATTATGTCTAGGATGAAATTTTGTTGGATAAAAAAATGGAAGTTCAATTGTACAGTATATATAAACCATCCTCCGAGCTACAAAAGTTTCAAGCTAAATCATATTCATACTCCAAACTACTTTAAGCAAACAAATGGGATCAGAAGCAAGAGGGAAATTTTGTGAGGAACAGTTTGAAGATATGTTGCCAAAAATGGCAGAAAAGTTGGGAGGTGAAGGTCTAATTAAAGAGCTATGTAATGGGTTCAATTTGTTAATGGATAAAGATAAATGTGTGATCACTTTCGAAAGCTTGAAGCACAACTCTTCATTGCTTGGGTTACAAGATTTACGAGACGATGAATTAATGAGCATGCTAAAAGAAGGTGATTATGATGGTGATGGTGCTCTCAATCAAATGGAGTTTTGTGTTTTGATGTTTAGGTTAAGTCCGGATTTGATGATGGAGTCCGAGGCTTTACTTGATCAAGCTTTGCAACAAGAATTTGAGTCGTCCGAATCGGACCATAATGTAAATTGATCCATCTAAAATACTATGATATTATTGAAATTGGAATTGGAATGTTGAAAAATGGTACACGTAagcaaagaaattaaaacttatataCTATCTTGTCTTTCTCTTTCAATGAGTATTATCAGAAGTGACTAGTTTAGCATGCTTTACATGTTCATTAAGCCTGGAAAGTTTATTTTGCAAATTTGCTCTGACATGATGAAATATGTAAAATTTAGAGAAGATGAAAATGAAAACCAAGAAAGTGACAGGCTTGAGGAGGGTAAATTGACATGCCAAAAGCAGTGGTAATCTGGAATCAAAACTGAATGATGTGCTGAATTTTCTTTTAAAATTAATCATATTTGAGAGTATATTTGAGAGTTGAGGTCTCTTGTGAGAATATTGGGACACCAACCACTACTAGGTAACATTGGTAACATTGCCACATTGAGATGGTTTTAGCGGAAGTGATAGATATCGTGATTTAGACCACTCCCTATCGTTTTTACAATAAacaagtaaaattaactaaatctaatATGTACTATATTAAAAAAACAAATAGATAAATCTTCTAATGAGTATATTGATAAAAATAAAGGTGTACTACATGGACTTGCTAGTATAGTCCAACGGTtcccccatgtactttgtgtcatgggatagggagaggtaatgaattcgatccttagggatgacatgattttctttaaaacaattgaacaccaataatggtggtatatattgtgaccctatagggaggttttaccggattcgttcacggtgTGACGTCCCGtaccaaatcatcatgtacggaccatcaacaacaggaacgttacaaggttaagtactatatgcgttttcaaaaagagtttgtattcataattaaaagtgatgtcaaaccaacatcgaaagttttacaatccaaaagtatgcttcactaagtagaagcaataaataagtgtacgtgaccccaaatggtcgttacaagtcataattcaaaagtacgaatgtttgaatgcaaaataaagtagttcatgcaatgacaactctaagcagcgggtgtctacagcacgactagtacacagcggaagctaacctcaagcacctgagaaaaacatgcttaaaaacgtcaacacaaaggttggtgagctatagtttaagtataacagtatgtaaggtaggccacgagatttcagtgctacaaagagcgtttcaaaacagtatgataaagtatatgttaaccgtgggcacttggtaactaacttaacgtttataccccctgaaagtacacttggcaagtgtgtatgtctacgaagtattaaacactcgttaaatgctagcgctactagcccgagtggggatgtcaaaccctatggatccatatctaagattcgcgttcacggttcaaaaaccaatgattaaacgttaccgagctaaagggaatgtttctgccgttgtataacccacacatatataagtttaagtactcgtgcctagtatgtaaaacataaaatccgcatgtattctcagttcccaaaataagtttaaagtaaaaagggaatgctataactcacaatgataatgtagtcgtaaagtcggttcggaataggtgtgcaagtaatcggtccgaaggtcctcaacctaaggcaaataatactaagtcagtaaatcgtcttaataggtttaaaagtatgtatttaaggtcttaagggtcatcatcattcatcatcaaacaaaaggcgtaaagtaagtttcgtttatgaaagtagtttaaaacaaagtctgacttcagtcagtcaccacggcctctacccttactaaattaaggtgagaccagtggccatggctccgtctatgagtcccttaagtgtggtaaaatttacagaagcaaactcgtcttgttttgatagtggcgacggtctaagtgcgagtaggtcagaaatttctgcacaacgttaaaggacatagtgacgatcggagggccataaatcctaaaccgtaactcggatttagacgagtcctatatgaaaagttatctactcaaaaagttctatctaaaaatcaaggttagaacagcccaggtctactggtatgttacagaaacatcagatcagtagcttttggacagaaacagtgagtttaaaagggttccggtggtcttggtgcttgatgttcatcatggttcccatccttgatgcatatagcttcaagtgtacaactcattgatgtatatacatcatctt
This window of the Rutidosis leptorrhynchoides isolate AG116_Rl617_1_P2 chromosome 7, CSIRO_AGI_Rlap_v1, whole genome shotgun sequence genome carries:
- the LOC139859727 gene encoding calcium-binding protein PBP1-like; protein product: MGSEARGKFCEEQFEDMLPKMAEKLGGEGLIKELCNGFNLLMDKDKCVITFESLKHNSSLLGLQDLRDDELMSMLKEGDYDGDGALNQMEFCVLMFRLSPDLMMESEALLDQALQQEFESSESDHNVN